In Myxococcus stipitatus, a single window of DNA contains:
- a CDS encoding sterol desaturase family protein, with protein sequence MDEGAVPARVAAFREEYRRRHVGPRYSGVGHFAFTSLGSLGVIGFALGRLDGVRPLEWLTVPAVFVLGNLVEFLGHRGPMHHRRKGLGLLFQRHTEQHHRFFTHDALACESSRDVKMVLFPPVLLLFFLGGIATPLGMLAWWLVSPAVGWLFAASAMGYYLSYEWLHFCHHLPPGHPVARLPVMARLRRHHQAHHDPSLMGRYHFNITLPLGDWLFGTLWRPELPPGAEARPAPAETGKGT encoded by the coding sequence ATGGACGAGGGCGCGGTCCCAGCCAGGGTGGCGGCCTTCCGGGAGGAGTACCGGCGGCGCCACGTCGGCCCTCGCTATTCGGGGGTGGGGCACTTCGCCTTCACCAGCCTCGGCTCCCTCGGGGTCATCGGCTTCGCGCTCGGGCGGCTGGACGGGGTCCGGCCGCTGGAGTGGCTGACCGTCCCGGCGGTCTTCGTCCTGGGCAACCTCGTGGAGTTCCTAGGGCACCGAGGGCCCATGCACCACCGGAGGAAGGGGCTCGGGCTCCTCTTCCAGCGGCACACCGAACAGCACCACCGCTTCTTCACCCACGACGCCCTGGCCTGCGAGTCGTCCCGGGACGTGAAGATGGTGCTCTTCCCGCCGGTGCTCCTCCTTTTCTTCCTGGGGGGCATCGCCACGCCGCTGGGCATGCTGGCCTGGTGGCTCGTCTCTCCGGCGGTGGGCTGGCTCTTCGCCGCGTCGGCCATGGGCTACTACCTCTCCTATGAGTGGCTGCACTTCTGCCACCACCTGCCGCCCGGGCACCCCGTGGCCCGCCTCCCGGTGATGGCCCGCCTGCGCCGCCATCATCAGGCGCACCATGACCCCTCCTTGATGGGGCGCTACCACTTCAACATCACCCTCCCTCTAGGAGACTGGCTCTTCGGGACCCTCTGGCGGCCGGAGCTCCCGCCGGGAGCGGAAGCGCGGCCCGCCCCGGCGGAGACCGGGAAGGGAACGTGA
- the def gene encoding peptide deformylase: MARDIVIWPHKVLSSPTKPVTDFGPSLQKLLEEMAESMKEAEGIGIAANQVGESLRVALVSREDGTSFEIVNPQVLEKKEPVTLEEGCLSVPREWEKCPRFHKVKVRFQDRAGEWHEMEAEGRIAHILQHEIDHLDGHVFVEHLSSLKRTLILDRMKKYQKAKARHEKREG; encoded by the coding sequence ATGGCTCGCGACATCGTCATCTGGCCCCACAAGGTCCTGTCCTCTCCCACGAAGCCCGTGACGGACTTCGGCCCCTCGCTCCAGAAGCTGCTGGAGGAGATGGCCGAGTCCATGAAGGAAGCCGAAGGTATCGGCATCGCCGCCAACCAGGTGGGCGAATCCCTCCGCGTGGCGCTGGTGTCCCGCGAGGACGGGACGTCCTTCGAAATCGTCAACCCGCAGGTGCTCGAGAAGAAGGAGCCCGTCACGCTGGAGGAGGGCTGCCTCTCGGTGCCGCGCGAGTGGGAGAAGTGCCCGCGCTTCCACAAGGTGAAGGTCCGCTTCCAGGACCGCGCGGGGGAGTGGCACGAAATGGAGGCGGAGGGCCGCATCGCCCACATCCTCCAGCACGAAATCGACCACCTGGACGGGCACGTCTTCGTGGAGCACCTCTCCAGCCTGAAGCGCACCCTCATCCTGGACCGGATGAAGAAGTACCAGAAGGCGAAGGCCCGGCACGAGAAGCGGGAGGGCTGA
- a CDS encoding nuclear transport factor 2 family protein produces MDMHPHAQLIHDFYTAFQRRDAQAMAACYHPDLEFSDAVFVGLRHARATAMWTMLVERGTDLQLTFRDVQADDHTGRAHWDAHYTFSTTGRKVINRIDAAFEFRDGKIVRHRDAFDFWTWSRQALGPAGLLLGWTPLLKNQVRKQAQRSLDKFMKERGLTGP; encoded by the coding sequence ATGGACATGCACCCGCACGCCCAGCTCATCCACGACTTCTACACCGCGTTCCAACGGCGCGACGCACAGGCCATGGCCGCCTGCTACCACCCGGACCTGGAGTTCTCCGACGCTGTCTTCGTCGGCCTGCGCCACGCCCGCGCCACCGCCATGTGGACGATGCTCGTCGAGCGGGGCACGGACCTGCAGCTGACCTTCCGCGACGTCCAGGCCGATGACCACACCGGCCGCGCCCACTGGGACGCGCACTACACCTTCTCCACCACCGGCCGGAAGGTCATCAACCGCATCGACGCCGCGTTCGAGTTCCGCGACGGGAAGATCGTCCGCCACCGCGACGCCTTCGACTTCTGGACGTGGTCGCGCCAGGCGCTCGGTCCCGCCGGACTGCTGCTGGGGTGGACGCCCCTGCTGAAGAACCAGGTCCGGAAGCAGGCCCAGCGCTCCCTCGACAAGTTCATGAAGGAGCGCGGCCTCACCGGTCCCTGA
- a CDS encoding MarR family winged helix-turn-helix transcriptional regulator, which yields MRPLRFVLELHRATHRVGLFLEEAEPPFALSQGEAHLLAYLVESGDTSLSELHAAFAHKRSTLTSYMDRLEAKRLVKRVAREEDRRSFQVLLTPTGRALAARVHRRLEALEALVQTQVGERDVEGLCKVLAAFARADAPEEPASPAPRASARKRGGHAR from the coding sequence ATGAGGCCGCTTCGATTCGTCCTGGAGCTCCACCGGGCCACCCATCGGGTCGGCCTGTTCCTGGAGGAGGCGGAGCCTCCCTTCGCTCTGTCCCAGGGTGAGGCCCACCTGCTGGCCTACCTCGTGGAGTCGGGCGACACGTCGCTGAGCGAGCTGCACGCGGCCTTCGCGCACAAGCGCTCGACGCTGACCAGCTACATGGACCGGCTGGAGGCGAAGCGGCTGGTGAAGCGGGTGGCGCGCGAGGAGGACCGGCGCTCGTTCCAGGTGCTGCTGACGCCCACGGGGCGCGCCCTGGCCGCGAGGGTCCACCGGCGGCTGGAGGCGCTGGAGGCGCTCGTCCAGACCCAGGTGGGGGAGCGGGACGTCGAAGGGCTGTGCAAGGTGCTCGCGGCGTTCGCCAGGGCGGATGCCCCCGAGGAGCCGGCGTCGCCAGCGCCCCGGGCGAGCGCGAGGAAGCGGGGCGGACATGCCCGGTGA
- a CDS encoding DUF2378 family protein codes for MNAIHTTGLEPRHARDLEERLALATRDDTARGLFFNGALGAVKVLGGDAAVQRCLAAAGEKKFVDFFNYPVTAFLKLAFTAAEVMGPQLGGFDVALRRMGVQATADFLSSAAGKTLLLLAVNNPKRMLSNLHSGYRAAVSYGERGVRWTGETSGVFTMKRDFMTPEYHEGVLQAVIEAVGGKDVRVTGQKTGPLDAEYVLSWR; via the coding sequence ATGAACGCGATTCACACCACCGGGCTCGAACCTCGACACGCACGGGACCTGGAGGAACGCCTGGCCCTGGCCACGCGCGACGACACCGCGCGAGGACTCTTCTTCAATGGCGCGCTTGGCGCGGTGAAGGTGCTCGGTGGCGACGCCGCGGTGCAACGCTGCCTCGCCGCCGCCGGTGAGAAGAAGTTCGTCGACTTCTTCAACTACCCGGTGACGGCCTTCCTGAAGCTGGCCTTCACGGCCGCGGAGGTGATGGGGCCGCAGCTGGGTGGCTTCGACGTGGCGTTGCGGCGCATGGGCGTGCAGGCCACGGCGGACTTCCTGTCGTCGGCGGCGGGCAAGACGCTGCTGCTGCTGGCGGTCAACAACCCCAAGCGCATGTTGAGCAACCTGCACTCCGGCTACCGCGCGGCGGTGAGCTATGGCGAGCGCGGCGTGCGCTGGACGGGAGAGACCAGCGGCGTGTTCACCATGAAGCGCGACTTCATGACGCCGGAGTACCACGAGGGCGTGCTCCAGGCCGTCATCGAGGCGGTGGGAGGCAAGGACGTGCGCGTCACCGGCCAGAAGACGGGCCCGCTCGACGCCGAGTACGTGCTGTCCTGGCGGTAG
- a CDS encoding 3-oxoacyl-ACP synthase III family protein, with product MTLNVCVVGAGAFVPTRKVSNARITRAIPGWPAERIEEKLGIRERRFLWDIDEATGRAVPPPTDDGHYYPATNTDMCEVALRKALEGSGVDARELDALFVVTCTPDAPHFNHDAMELHRRLELREDAFALVVDDGCGGTPYVLDMVKKMMEGGRFRSVAVVASAFTSPLVNREVYMDELPPGPGRSKALQGYLSMYVFGDGAGAVVLQSKEGESGRAGILASFSGNAYADLVIRKGGGLLKLPYQPGRMRPADMAFVVDGFRVARSYPEYMQKCLDTVLGPRPELRGEVRRYYFHQPNKRVMDSFVSRAGLPADAVACNVDRYGNTSAAGMLILLAEDLESGRVRLGGGDLVLVAAVGANVHYGAQLIRL from the coding sequence ATGACACTCAATGTCTGTGTCGTCGGAGCCGGAGCCTTCGTCCCCACGCGCAAGGTGAGCAACGCGCGAATCACGCGAGCCATCCCGGGTTGGCCGGCCGAGCGCATCGAGGAGAAGCTGGGCATCCGCGAGCGCCGCTTCCTCTGGGACATCGACGAGGCGACGGGGCGCGCGGTGCCGCCGCCGACGGATGACGGGCACTACTACCCGGCGACGAACACGGACATGTGCGAGGTGGCGCTGCGCAAGGCGCTGGAGGGGTCGGGCGTGGACGCGCGCGAACTGGACGCGCTCTTCGTGGTCACCTGCACCCCGGACGCGCCGCACTTCAACCACGACGCCATGGAACTGCACCGGCGCCTCGAGCTGCGCGAGGACGCGTTCGCGCTGGTGGTGGACGACGGCTGCGGCGGCACGCCGTACGTGCTCGACATGGTGAAGAAGATGATGGAGGGCGGCCGGTTCCGCTCGGTGGCGGTGGTGGCGTCCGCCTTCACCTCGCCGCTGGTGAATCGCGAGGTGTACATGGACGAGCTCCCGCCGGGGCCGGGGCGCTCGAAGGCGCTGCAGGGCTACCTGTCCATGTACGTGTTCGGGGACGGCGCGGGAGCGGTGGTGCTCCAGTCGAAGGAGGGGGAGTCCGGGCGCGCGGGCATCCTCGCCTCGTTCTCCGGCAACGCGTACGCGGACCTGGTGATTCGCAAGGGTGGGGGCCTGTTGAAGCTCCCCTACCAGCCGGGGCGGATGCGTCCGGCGGACATGGCCTTCGTGGTGGATGGGTTCCGCGTGGCGCGCAGCTATCCGGAGTACATGCAGAAGTGCCTTGACACCGTGCTCGGCCCCAGGCCCGAGCTGCGCGGCGAGGTGCGCCGTTACTACTTTCACCAACCCAACAAACGCGTGATGGATTCGTTCGTCTCACGTGCGGGGTTGCCCGCGGACGCGGTGGCCTGCAACGTGGACCGATACGGGAATACCTCCGCCGCGGGAATGCTCATCCTCCTCGCGGAGGACCTGGAGTCGGGTCGGGTGCGACTCGGTGGGGGAGACCTGGTGTTGGTGGCGGCCGTTGGCGCCAACGTCCACTACGGCGCGCAGTTGATCCGCCTGTAG
- a CDS encoding MASE1 domain-containing protein, whose protein sequence is MGPRRGPTKWKNVPTFELYRRSWQPLARFVLFACVHALGTHLGMALAFAPEGVSSMWPPSGIALAALLLTRHREWPGFILVAILVEPFVAQGSGVTLTPGAFIVAAGNMVEAVVGAVLLRWWVRFRPSMDRVRDVLGLVGLSAAGSTLLSATMGMGMTLLEGRISPDHFWQGWRVFWVGDAMGVLLVAPLLLTWLSRSQSPWPRRRQWELVALLLLLGVATHAVFRMPPAMEPPATFHPATYLSFPFLLWAALRFEARGISMATALMATLSLWHTAHGHGPFAQSAWSHDSLTFLQSFLAGASVSGLLLAGALGERRRAQEEVSHLNQELRQSLQRLAATQATLVRRERMAALGELSATVAHEVRNPLGAISNALAALRRLVPQVAEGPANTLLGIMDEEVQRLDLIVNDLLDFTRPVEPRLHAQALGPVVEGALTASLRSGTSGIRVSHAFDEPLPPIAVDAHLLHVALTNLFTNAVQAMPSGGNLVARLEPDTRAGAPHARLTISDTGHGITPELQQRIFEPFFTTRASGTGLGLAIVRRIVDGHHGEVAVDSTVGQGTTFTVWLPYPQEAAPRASA, encoded by the coding sequence ATGGGTCCCCGGCGTGGCCCGACGAAGTGGAAGAACGTGCCCACGTTCGAGCTCTACCGCCGCAGCTGGCAGCCCCTCGCCCGATTCGTCCTCTTCGCCTGCGTCCACGCGCTCGGCACGCACCTGGGCATGGCGCTGGCCTTCGCGCCCGAGGGCGTGTCCTCCATGTGGCCGCCCAGCGGCATCGCGCTCGCGGCGCTGCTGCTCACCCGCCACCGCGAATGGCCCGGCTTCATCCTCGTCGCCATCCTGGTCGAGCCGTTCGTCGCCCAGGGCTCCGGGGTGACGCTGACCCCCGGCGCGTTCATCGTCGCGGCGGGCAACATGGTGGAGGCCGTCGTGGGGGCGGTGCTCCTGCGCTGGTGGGTGCGCTTCCGCCCCTCCATGGATCGGGTGCGGGACGTGCTCGGGCTGGTGGGCCTGTCCGCGGCGGGGAGCACGCTGCTGAGCGCGACGATGGGCATGGGGATGACGCTGCTGGAGGGGCGCATCTCCCCGGACCACTTCTGGCAGGGCTGGCGCGTGTTCTGGGTGGGCGACGCCATGGGCGTGCTCCTGGTGGCGCCGCTGCTGCTCACCTGGCTGTCCCGGAGCCAGTCACCGTGGCCCCGGCGGCGACAGTGGGAGCTGGTCGCCCTGCTGCTGCTGCTGGGGGTCGCGACGCACGCCGTGTTCCGCATGCCGCCCGCCATGGAGCCCCCGGCGACGTTCCATCCGGCGACCTATCTGTCCTTCCCCTTCCTCCTGTGGGCCGCCCTGCGCTTCGAGGCCCGCGGCATCTCCATGGCCACCGCGCTCATGGCCACGCTGTCGCTGTGGCACACCGCGCATGGCCACGGGCCGTTCGCCCAGTCCGCCTGGAGCCACGACAGCCTCACCTTCCTCCAGTCCTTCCTCGCGGGCGCCAGCGTGTCCGGGCTGCTGCTGGCCGGGGCGCTCGGGGAGCGGCGCCGCGCCCAGGAGGAGGTGAGCCACCTCAACCAGGAGCTGCGCCAGTCCCTCCAGCGGCTGGCGGCCACGCAGGCCACCCTGGTGCGCCGCGAGCGCATGGCCGCGCTCGGAGAGCTGAGCGCCACCGTGGCCCACGAGGTGCGCAATCCCCTGGGCGCCATCTCCAACGCGCTGGCCGCCCTGCGCCGGCTCGTGCCCCAGGTGGCCGAGGGCCCCGCCAACACCCTGCTCGGCATCATGGACGAGGAGGTGCAGCGGCTGGACCTCATCGTCAACGACCTGCTCGACTTCACCCGGCCCGTGGAGCCCCGCCTCCACGCGCAGGCCCTGGGGCCGGTGGTGGAGGGCGCGTTGACCGCCTCGCTGCGCTCCGGCACCAGCGGCATCCGCGTGTCCCACGCGTTCGACGAGCCCCTGCCGCCCATCGCCGTGGACGCCCACCTGCTCCACGTCGCGCTGACCAACCTGTTCACCAACGCGGTGCAGGCCATGCCCTCCGGCGGCAACCTGGTGGCCCGCCTCGAGCCGGACACGCGCGCCGGCGCGCCTCACGCCCGGCTCACCATCTCCGACACCGGACACGGCATCACGCCCGAGCTCCAGCAGCGCATCTTCGAGCCCTTCTTCACCACCCGCGCCAGCGGCACCGGGCTGGGGCTCGCCATCGTCCGGCGCATCGTCGACGGGCACCACGGAGAGGTCGCCGTCGACAGCACCGTGGGCCAGGGCACCACCTTCACCGTGTGGCTGCCCTACCCCCAGGAAGCCGCGCCGCGCGCCTCGGCCTGA
- a CDS encoding vegetative protein, which yields MSIANELGELFRRELQTQLVPLQEAVRRMEEGLEALEMLRSVTFRLAPLTSRLGAMAGVRAPLAKQAGASSPPAAKRGRGGRGATRQEELPLLGAARVSAKAPVVRARGAEGSRTCAVIGCKRPSRSKGYCSAHYQKLRLLMRTGRRPSEWVDDAKPQSVQDVKLPRGRAASKVLQEARQAAAPSARGAKAKGRKKARSGQLSLH from the coding sequence ATGTCCATCGCGAATGAGCTCGGAGAATTGTTCCGGCGTGAGCTGCAGACCCAGCTCGTGCCCCTTCAGGAGGCCGTGCGCCGCATGGAGGAGGGCCTGGAGGCCCTGGAGATGCTGCGTTCGGTGACGTTCCGGCTGGCGCCGCTGACCAGCAGGCTCGGCGCCATGGCGGGCGTGCGGGCGCCCCTGGCGAAGCAGGCCGGTGCGTCGTCGCCGCCCGCGGCGAAGCGCGGCCGGGGTGGACGGGGCGCGACCCGGCAGGAGGAGCTGCCGCTGCTGGGCGCCGCGCGAGTGTCGGCGAAGGCGCCGGTGGTGCGGGCCCGGGGCGCCGAGGGCTCGCGCACGTGCGCGGTCATCGGCTGCAAGCGCCCCAGCCGGTCGAAGGGGTATTGCTCGGCGCACTACCAGAAGCTGCGGCTCCTGATGCGCACGGGGCGGCGTCCCTCGGAGTGGGTGGACGACGCGAAGCCGCAGTCGGTGCAGGACGTGAAGCTCCCGCGGGGGCGCGCGGCCAGCAAGGTGCTCCAGGAGGCCCGCCAGGCGGCGGCTCCGTCGGCGCGCGGCGCGAAGGCCAAGGGGCGCAAGAAGGCGCGCTCCGGCCAGCTCTCGTTGCACTGA
- a CDS encoding AAA family ATPase: MTSAPPPVRFKGTATYLTHEGLQAAVNCALTLQRPLLVKGEPGTGKTLLAEAIAEALGLKLLTWHVKSTTRAQDGLYVYDTVQRLYDSRFGDGDVRDIRRYIRLGPLGEAFSSPERVVLLIDEVDKADLEFPNDLLHELDRMRFRITETNDEVSAKHRPVVVITSNNEKELPDAFLRRCVFHFIDFPDAELMRRIVDVHHPGLDAALAEQALKIFYELRGFTRLRKRPSTSELIDWISVLKAQGIHDLKLEEQLPFLGALLKKEQDLVSVAEAFGRGRRSRA, encoded by the coding sequence ATGACTTCGGCACCTCCCCCCGTCCGCTTCAAAGGCACCGCGACCTACCTGACCCACGAGGGCCTCCAGGCCGCGGTCAATTGCGCGCTGACGCTGCAGCGCCCCCTGCTGGTGAAGGGTGAGCCCGGCACCGGCAAGACGCTGCTGGCGGAGGCCATCGCCGAGGCCCTGGGGCTGAAGCTGCTCACCTGGCACGTGAAGAGCACCACGCGCGCCCAGGACGGCCTGTATGTCTACGACACCGTGCAGCGGCTCTACGACTCGCGCTTCGGGGACGGGGACGTGCGGGACATCCGCCGCTACATCCGCCTGGGCCCGCTGGGCGAGGCGTTCTCGTCGCCCGAGCGCGTGGTGCTGCTCATCGACGAGGTGGACAAGGCGGACCTGGAGTTCCCCAACGACCTGCTCCACGAGCTGGACCGGATGCGCTTCCGCATCACCGAGACGAACGACGAGGTGAGCGCGAAGCACCGCCCCGTGGTGGTCATCACGTCCAACAACGAGAAGGAGCTGCCCGACGCGTTCCTGCGCCGCTGCGTGTTCCACTTCATCGACTTCCCGGACGCGGAGCTCATGCGCCGCATCGTCGACGTGCACCACCCGGGGCTGGACGCCGCGCTCGCCGAGCAGGCGCTGAAGATCTTCTACGAGCTGCGCGGCTTCACCCGCCTGCGCAAGCGCCCCTCCACCAGCGAGCTCATCGACTGGATCTCCGTGCTCAAGGCGCAGGGCATCCACGACCTGAAGCTGGAGGAGCAGCTGCCGTTCCTGGGGGCGCTCCTGAAGAAGGAGCAGGACCTGGTGTCGGTGGCGGAGGCGTTCGGACGCGGGCGCAGGAGCCGGGCCTGA
- a CDS encoding vWA domain-containing protein, giving the protein MFLPFFYELRRRGLKVGAQEALALAGALHAGLHDSSLDGFYHVARALLVHSETQLDPFDQAFLAHFQGVETAGLELTQEILSWLEEAREKPQLTPEEMALLEALDPEEIRRLYEERLREQKERHDGGNRWIGTGGTSPFGNNGFNRAGMRVGGKTGGRQGMALMQAGARAYAGYRDDLVLDTRQLAVALRKLRAFAREGVAEELDVDESIAATARNAGELEVVTRPPRRPNTRVVLAMDVGGSMDPYAAVMSRLFSVASQATHFKELRIYYFHNCVYGKLYATPQLTGGLTVPELTAQVGRHHKLVMVGDAAMAPYELAIRTDAEGRYKADGLEGLTWLMQLAQHFERNVWLNPEPVGSWRSGSIATIARVFPMFALTVEGLGEAVNHLTRGRTAKGSAARR; this is encoded by the coding sequence ATGTTCCTGCCATTCTTCTACGAGCTGCGCCGACGCGGCCTGAAGGTGGGCGCGCAGGAGGCGCTCGCCCTGGCCGGGGCGCTGCACGCGGGCCTGCACGACAGCAGCCTGGACGGCTTCTACCACGTGGCGCGCGCGCTGCTCGTGCACTCTGAGACGCAGCTCGACCCCTTCGACCAGGCCTTCCTCGCGCACTTCCAGGGCGTGGAGACGGCGGGGCTGGAGCTGACACAGGAAATCCTGTCGTGGCTGGAGGAGGCGCGGGAGAAGCCCCAGCTGACGCCGGAGGAGATGGCGCTGCTGGAGGCGCTGGACCCGGAGGAGATCCGCCGCCTCTACGAGGAGCGCCTGCGCGAGCAGAAGGAGCGCCACGACGGCGGCAACCGGTGGATAGGCACCGGCGGCACGTCGCCCTTCGGCAACAACGGCTTCAACCGCGCGGGCATGCGCGTGGGCGGGAAGACGGGCGGCCGGCAGGGCATGGCGCTGATGCAAGCGGGGGCGCGCGCGTACGCGGGCTACCGCGACGACCTGGTGCTCGACACGCGGCAGCTGGCGGTGGCGCTGCGCAAGCTGCGCGCCTTCGCGCGCGAGGGCGTGGCGGAGGAGCTGGACGTCGACGAGAGCATCGCCGCCACCGCGAGGAACGCGGGCGAGCTGGAGGTCGTGACGCGCCCGCCGCGCAGGCCCAACACGCGGGTGGTGCTGGCCATGGACGTGGGCGGCTCCATGGACCCGTACGCGGCGGTGATGAGCCGGCTGTTCTCCGTCGCCAGCCAGGCCACGCACTTCAAGGAACTGCGCATCTATTACTTCCACAACTGCGTCTACGGAAAGCTCTACGCCACGCCCCAGCTCACCGGGGGACTGACGGTGCCGGAGCTGACGGCGCAGGTGGGCCGGCACCACAAGCTGGTCATGGTGGGCGACGCGGCCATGGCGCCGTACGAGCTGGCCATCCGCACGGACGCGGAGGGGCGCTACAAGGCGGACGGGCTGGAGGGGCTGACGTGGCTGATGCAGCTGGCCCAGCACTTCGAGCGCAACGTGTGGCTCAACCCGGAGCCCGTGGGGAGCTGGCGCTCGGGGAGCATCGCCACCATCGCGCGCGTCTTCCCCATGTTCGCCCTCACCGTCGAGGGCCTGGGTGAAGCGGTGAACCACCTCACCCGGGGCCGCACCGCGAAGGGCAGCGCGGCCCGGCGCTAG
- the tkt gene encoding transketolase translates to MTTNSQDVLSINTIRTLAMDAVQQAHSGHPGAPMSLAPVAYQLWQQELRYDPTNPIWPDRDRFILSNGHASMLLYALLHLAGVKRVTKDYRVEDTPAVSLEDIQKFRQLDSSTPGHPEYRWTTGVETTTGPLGQGVANSVGMAIASRWLAGHFNRPNFEMFSHDVYAICGDGDLMEGVASEAASIAGHLQLPNLCWVYDSNHISIDGSTELAFTEDVGRRFEAYGWRVLRVADGNDLTALSEALRTFKTLRGKPTLIIVTTQIAFGAPKLQGSSKAHGEPLGEEEIKGTKRNYGWPEDAKFLVPEGVRERFQERMGARGQELRRAWEQRFVEYKKAHPELAEQLEAMQRREAPKGWDAELPVFPADAKGLATRESSGKVLNALAKNYPWLVGGSADLNPSTKTYINGSESMKPGEHAGRNIHFGVREHAMGSIVNGLCLSKVRGYGATFLIFSEYERPAIRLSALMELPAIHIFTHDSIGLGEDGPTHQPVEQLASLRAIPGLIVLRPADANEVTEAWKVIAKQRHHPVVLVLTRQAVPTLDRSKYGAASGVARGGYVLADAEGGKPELVLIGTGSEVSLCLDAHEKLKAEGIRSRVVSLPSWELFEEQSQEYRDSVLPPDVHARVAVEKAAAFGWERFVGLRGSIVGMRSFGASAPIKALQQKFGFTVDNVVKVAKDTLAKAKA, encoded by the coding sequence ATGACGACCAATTCGCAGGACGTGCTGAGCATCAACACCATCCGCACCCTGGCCATGGATGCGGTGCAGCAGGCCCACTCGGGACACCCCGGGGCGCCCATGTCGCTGGCCCCCGTGGCGTACCAGCTGTGGCAGCAGGAGCTGCGGTACGACCCGACCAACCCCATCTGGCCGGACCGCGACCGGTTCATCCTCTCCAACGGCCACGCGTCGATGCTGCTGTACGCGCTCCTGCACCTGGCCGGGGTGAAGCGCGTCACGAAGGACTACCGCGTCGAGGACACGCCGGCGGTGTCGCTGGAGGACATCCAGAAGTTCCGCCAGCTCGACTCGTCGACGCCGGGCCACCCGGAGTACCGGTGGACCACGGGCGTGGAGACGACGACGGGCCCGCTGGGCCAGGGCGTGGCCAACAGCGTGGGCATGGCCATCGCCAGCCGGTGGCTCGCCGGGCACTTCAACCGGCCGAACTTCGAGATGTTCAGCCACGACGTGTACGCCATCTGTGGCGACGGTGACCTGATGGAGGGCGTGGCGTCCGAGGCGGCGTCCATCGCCGGACACCTGCAGCTGCCCAACCTGTGCTGGGTCTACGACAGCAACCACATCTCCATCGACGGCAGCACGGAGCTGGCCTTCACCGAGGACGTGGGCCGGCGCTTCGAGGCCTATGGCTGGCGCGTGCTGCGCGTGGCCGACGGCAATGACTTGACGGCGCTGAGCGAGGCGCTGCGCACCTTCAAGACGCTGCGGGGCAAGCCGACGCTCATCATCGTCACCACGCAGATCGCCTTCGGCGCGCCCAAGCTCCAGGGCTCGTCCAAGGCGCACGGCGAGCCGCTGGGCGAGGAGGAGATCAAGGGCACCAAGCGCAACTACGGCTGGCCCGAGGACGCGAAGTTCCTGGTGCCCGAGGGCGTGCGCGAGCGGTTCCAGGAGCGCATGGGCGCTCGCGGGCAGGAGCTGCGCCGCGCGTGGGAGCAGCGCTTCGTCGAGTACAAGAAGGCGCACCCGGAGCTGGCGGAGCAGCTGGAGGCCATGCAGCGCCGCGAGGCGCCGAAGGGCTGGGACGCGGAGCTGCCCGTGTTCCCGGCGGACGCCAAGGGCCTGGCCACGCGCGAGTCGAGCGGCAAGGTGCTCAACGCGCTGGCGAAGAACTACCCGTGGCTGGTGGGCGGGTCCGCGGACCTGAACCCGTCGACGAAGACGTACATCAACGGCTCCGAGTCCATGAAGCCCGGTGAGCACGCGGGGCGCAACATCCACTTCGGCGTGCGCGAGCACGCGATGGGCTCCATCGTCAACGGGCTGTGCCTGAGCAAGGTGCGTGGCTACGGCGCGACGTTCCTCATCTTCAGCGAGTACGAGCGCCCCGCCATCCGCCTGTCGGCGCTGATGGAGCTGCCGGCCATCCACATCTTCACGCACGACTCCATCGGCCTGGGCGAGGACGGCCCCACGCACCAGCCGGTGGAGCAGTTGGCGAGCCTGCGCGCGATTCCGGGCCTCATCGTGCTGCGCCCGGCGGACGCGAACGAGGTCACCGAGGCGTGGAAGGTCATCGCGAAGCAGCGGCACCACCCGGTGGTGCTGGTGCTCACGCGCCAGGCGGTGCCCACGCTGGACCGCAGCAAGTACGGCGCGGCGTCCGGCGTGGCGCGCGGCGGCTACGTGCTGGCGGACGCGGAGGGCGGCAAGCCAGAGCTGGTGCTCATCGGCACGGGCAGCGAGGTGTCGCTGTGCCTGGACGCCCACGAGAAGCTCAAGGCCGAGGGCATCCGGTCGCGCGTGGTGAGCCTGCCGTCGTGGGAGCTGTTCGAGGAGCAGTCGCAGGAGTACCGCGACAGCGTGCTGCCTCCGGACGTGCACGCCCGCGTCGCGGTGGAGAAGGCGGCGGCGTTCGGCTGGGAGCGGTTCGTGGGCCTGCGCGGGAGCATCGTCGGCATGCGCAGCTTCGGCGCCTCCGCGCCCATCAAGGCGCTCCAGCAGAAGTTCGGCTTCACCGTGGACAACGTGGTGAAGGTGGCCAAGGACACGCTGGCGAAGGCGAAGGCGTAG